The nucleotide window ATGCTTTTAGAATTATAGCAACCAATCATGAATGCAAAGCTTATAAATACAACAATTATTCTCATCTACTTCAAAACACAGCTGAACAAAAGCCCTGGATTATACCTAATGTGCAGTGACTTGATAAGGTAGGTGGGGTAGTTGAGGCTACTGGGCTTAAGGATTACCCCTTGTGCAATATCACCTCATTCACCACCTGGTTAAATCCCGCTTCGTTTTGCTTAATTAACGCATTGATTGCGGTATTGTCACGATCCATACATTCAACGCCTTTGTATAGGTTGATCGCAAAGGAATGCTTGCGGCCCGGCAAAGTGCGGAAAAAGGTTTTGTGTAGGTAGCAGCCTTTGTCTTTACCCTGATTGTTGAGTACTAAATAGCCGGTATTGTAGTAACGACCATCAATAAAACGTTCTTTATCTTTTTTTATGTAAGCTGATTTATCCGCAAAGTCATTAGTAAACATCATATTGCCATAGGTACGTTCGAACTGAATGGTGACGGAATCAATCACGCGTGCTTCAGGCTTACCCTTGATCGCAAAGTTATGCTGGTTATTATTCATGGTGTTACCAAACAAATCACGATCTTGGCCTGAGTTATAGCGCTCAAACCCTTTTTGATAATGGCTGTTGGTATACTCCCAGTTATCCGGCAGTTTAAATTTAAGCACTGGGTTTCTGGACGAAACAAAAAAGCCTTCTTGTACTTCACGTACGGGTGGTTGATAAGCGCAACCGACTACTGTTGAAAGTAAAAACACAGTCAATAACTGCTTCACTCTAACTACTCCATATTGACTAAAAGTATTATGAAAATTAATGACCCCAGTTTTTAGGCTGGGGTTGAGGGGAATAATTTATGGTTATTTCTAACTATTTAATTACTGTGTTCAGCTTCTAGCTTTTTCTTTATTTCATCAAAGGCCAATAGAGCATCTACTTCTCTGTCTAAAATCTTTTCTGAGAGACCTGGGTCTTTTATAAAGTCTATTAGATCAAATGACAGTTTTATCCCATCTACTTTTACTTGCCAATATTTCGAAGGTGTTGGATCAATAATTTCAAACAAATCTGCTGGTATAGGAATTAACTTACCAAAGTCATCTTCAATATCGTAAAGCATACTATTGCCATAGAAACTTGAACCTGGGGCATTGCCTAGTGAAATAACTAAGTAGGTTTTACCTTCAGTAATTTGCCAACGAGTTTGATTTGATTCGGGAATACCTAAACTCTTTTTCTGCGACTCACTTAGTTGTGTTTGTCTTGCCACTACTTTCATTACTGAGATCCTTTTGTTTGAGGGTATGCAATAGTTTTTGGCTCGTACACTTGTCCAGTGGATACATTTCTATAGGCGTGTATTTCTACATGAGATCCATCAGCAGCCTTATATGAATCACTTGAAACTTTTTGCCAATCAGATTTTTTTCCACCATATGTCCTTACAAGCCTGTCTGCAACATCGAGATTTGCCTTGGCGTCTGCACCGTGAGTAGGAGTTCCGCCCCCTGCTTTAATATCTGCAAGCTGTTCTTCACTTTTCAGCTGCTTTTTGAGGTTGATATTAGCCTTATGTCCGAATGCCCCTCTGTTTGTATTACTAGTAGTCAAGCTAGAAACCAAGCTTTTCGCTTTACTTGTAAGAGTTCCTATGCCTTTGGCAATACCCCCTATTATCGTTTGGCCTACCTTTTTAGGGTTAACATACTCTAAAAAACCCAGAACTTTATCAGCGGCATTAAAAAAGAATCCTCTTTTTGCGAGTTCTTCATCTGATAATCGGCCAAGTCTAATTACGTTTCGTGGCTGGTCACTCAGAACCCCACTAGGATTACCATGGGCTGTAGCATAATCCGTAACATCATCATAACTACCTGCATTGTTTACATGATGGTTAATTTCTGTCTGTGTTGGTCCTCTTGTTTCAAATGTTCTGTCAAAGTCGATGCCAATGCGGTCATCTAGTGAGTTTGAGTTGTAGTCGCTGCTCCAGTCACTCCTTCTTCCATCATCATTTCTATTATCAAAACCCCCACCCCTATTGCTGTTGTCATTCTTATCATTAGGAGAATCAAATCGACCACTATGATCGCCAACCGCAGAGCCAATTAATGTAAAGCCTGATGGGTCTGTTCCATTAAGTGGATTATTCCAAGCATAACTGTAACGGTTAAACGACTGTAAGTTGTACGGTGCTTGAATAAATGGGTCGGCAGAAAGGAATTTTCCGAGGTTCTGATCGTAGACCCGTCCGTTCATGTGGATTAAGCCCACTGCATCCAAATTCTCATGGTTAGTAAAACCACGAGTAGTAATATTGGAGGCAAGTGCAGTGTAATCCGGTGCAGGTTTCCAGTCGGTTAAGCGCTTTTTACCCCAGGGGTCGTAGCTAAACCGCTCTATCACCTGTGCATTTTCATCGGTAATGGCAACAATCGAGTCTAAATGATCCCGGTGCAGGTAGTTGGTTTTGGTGCCGTTTTCTTCGCCGCCATTTTCGGTTTGAGTGACGATAGCAATGTCAGCAATGTAATGCTTGTGCTGTACTTTGCCGCTGTCGCTAACAACCTTTTCGTAAATACCGCCCATGTAGTAGGTGGTATTTTTTCCTTGGGTTGTGGTATCGACACGACGGTGACGCGCCCGATCAGCCCCATAAGCAATAGCAGTGGATGCATCGCCTTTGGTAATTAAATCCGGCTTATCAAATGCTGTGTATTGCACCGAGCGGCCATTGCCGCTGACCATATTGCCGTTTTTGTCATAGCAATACGTGGTGTTTTGAACGCCAGTGGTTTTGGTTACGGCATGAGGCCCAGCGGGTTTGCCATTGCAGCTACCCCCATAGCTGTAACTGCCCACATCGGATTTAAAAGTGATATTCCCGATCGCATCATATTCCACCCGCGTGTTTTGGGTTTTACCATCACTGAAGGTGGCTAACACATCGGTCAGGCGGTTAAGCTGATCGTACTGGAAAGTTTCATTGATACTTAACCGTGTATCGGTGCGGCTAGTTAAATTGCCGATATCGTCATAGCTAAATTCCAATAAATTAACTTGGTTAGCATCACTGAGACGATCAGAAATCGCGATTAACCGGCCAGTTTTGGGATCAAAGAAGCGGGTATTTTTAATAGTATTACCCAACTCAGATTCGACCACATTCCCAAACGGATCGACTTCTGTTGCTTCCCAATACTTTTTCGGGTTTTCCACCTTTCCATCGGTAATGGCTTTTAAATAACCGTGCTCATTGTATTGCTGGGCAATCGCTAAACCGGTTGGGTAAACGGTTTTAACCGGGCGGCTAAACTCGTCGTATTGGGTTTCAACCGTAAAGGTTTCATTGTAAGAACGCTGCGTACTGGTGGTTAACCGC belongs to Spartinivicinus poritis and includes:
- a CDS encoding RHS repeat domain-containing protein, which gives rise to MDNVKSEYFSRQYGYDSLLRLTTSTQRSYNETFTVETQYDEFSRPVKTVYPTGLAIAQQYNEHGYLKAITDGKVENPKKYWEATEVDPFGNVVESELGNTIKNTRFFDPKTGRLIAISDRLSDANQVNLLEFSYDDIGNLTSRTDTRLSINETFQYDQLNRLTDVLATFSDGKTQNTRVEYDAIGNITFKSDVGSYSYGGSCNGKPAGPHAVTKTTGVQNTTYCYDKNGNMVSGNGRSVQYTAFDKPDLITKGDASTAIAYGADRARHRRVDTTTQGKNTTYYMGGIYEKVVSDSGKVQHKHYIADIAIVTQTENGGEENGTKTNYLHRDHLDSIVAITDENAQVIERFSYDPWGKKRLTDWKPAPDYTALASNITTRGFTNHENLDAVGLIHMNGRVYDQNLGKFLSADPFIQAPYNLQSFNRYSYAWNNPLNGTDPSGFTLIGSAVGDHSGRFDSPNDKNDNSNRGGGFDNRNDDGRRSDWSSDYNSNSLDDRIGIDFDRTFETRGPTQTEINHHVNNAGSYDDVTDYATAHGNPSGVLSDQPRNVIRLGRLSDEELAKRGFFFNAADKVLGFLEYVNPKKVGQTIIGGIAKGIGTLTSKAKSLVSSLTTSNTNRGAFGHKANINLKKQLKSEEQLADIKAGGGTPTHGADAKANLDVADRLVRTYGGKKSDWQKVSSDSYKAADGSHVEIHAYRNVSTGQVYEPKTIAYPQTKGSQ